GCCGGGACGAGCGACGTCGCTACCGGGACGAGCGGTCGTCAGAGTGCGAGCGTAGAAGGCGCAAAGGCCAGAGTGCGAGGGGCGTGTCCGTATGGAAAAGATTGCTACAGGTTGCCTTTACCGTACAATTGCGAGGTTGAATCGCGCCCGCACGCTTCCTGTTTAACATCCTACCCGTTCCTTTGACTTCTCGCAGGAAGAATCCTCTCCACTTCCAGGAGTGCAGCCACCCCGACGACCCCGACTTTGTGGAAGAGGAGAGACCGGCAGAGGGAGAGCGACCCGAGTGTCCATATGGCAGTAACTGCTACAGGTCACACTTGAATtcaattaaatgcttttattgtcattatacgaaTATCATGAAAGCATGGCGATTGATTACAAACAATAACGCGACCTTCTGGTTTCCTCAACCTCACAGGAAGAATCCTCTTCATCGTATAGAGTACAATCATACCGAGAGAGCAGGTATGGCAACACATATAAAATACACAACATTTTACAACTACAATTACTGATATTATAAAGTGCTATGACAATTtccattattttcattcataaatCATTGGGTGTTTGGATCAGCAATTATTTTTATGGATTATAATGTAACATTTCAGAATTACAGCTAGCAACAAGGCGGTGATGCAATCACATAGGCACttattttatattcatataGATACAAGTTCAGGGGTgacgaacacgtggctctcgagccccATTCGGCttctggccaaaatgaatgtgggtctttgcttcttatcatattttgttatttctgtggctctttgcttcattTCATATTTCTCCTATTTCCATtgtctcttaaaaaaatatcaaattcagTAGAGcccattcaaaatattttaaaaataatttgttcgcTACCCCAGTACTTGTTACTATAAAAACACATTGCGTCACAAGTAAgcacatcagattttttttcactataaAAACACATTGCGTCACAcaggcacattttttttcagcttgtGTACAGTGTTTTGTGATGAAAATGAACAGTGTATCTGACTGATCCCGTTTTATTTCCCGACAGTTAGCAGCAGGCAAGCTGCCCTCAGAGCAAAAGTAGCGCCCGGCGTGGCTTCGGATCGGGATTCGGGCGACAGTTTCATCGACGACGAAAGCGACGACGCGGAGGCCGATTCCGACTATGTCCCCCCGGCAGATTCCGACTAAACCTCTCCGTCCGACTCTTGACCGCACCTCCAAACCCAGCTATGTTGACGGTATGGAACAACCGCTGAGAAGTCCACACCTTCGACAAATGccaattttcaaattaaaacatcGATAAGAGGAAGATGAACTGACATgtcacaaaaaatgttttacactgAAAGTCAATGGGAAATGTTACTCTGTCCGagtaaatgaatgtttttaaactaaaagaagtcattgatattttttgtattctgAAAACATAGTTTTACTTTTACTCAATTGATACATTTATTCTCAGAGTCGATAGATTTAGTAGTATAGTAGTAGTCTACTAGTATAGTAATAGTTTTTTTCCcgtccaaaaataaatatatgaagaTAAAGCTATACATTCTATGTATAATCGTAGGGCGATAAGTACTGCGACATAGGTCAAAATATTcagtttaaaattgaaatagttTTTGGGTTTTACTTTGGCGGCAAAGTCTGaacataaaatgtcttttggtGTAATATATTGAAAAGTTCAAGTATTATTAGGAGGGGGAAAAGTAGTAAAATTACGATATTATTTTTACGTTACTTGAACCAAATGTGTGGGATACGCGTGAGTGACGTCGGTTGGTAAACAACATAGCGTAGCGTTAGCGTTCCGAAGTTAGCATTACACTGAAAGAGTCAAAAGAtgcttttatatattaaaatagtTTAAAGTTTTACTCTGAAACAGTGATCAGCTGCCTTTGCATTGAAAGTGTCAATAGCTGAAGATCCCCTCTTGAACAAGAAGGAAGCAGAAGCACAGAGGTGGGTGGGCTCTCAAATCTCCTGGCCGTGGAAGAGTAGACAAGCTCGAGTGAAGCAGTATGAAAGTGACTAGTACTTCCAAGTCTAAACCCGAGGTCCCCAGTCAGTGGAGCGGGCGGGACATCCATAGGGCGATCAGTATAGGGTCTCTAGTTATGATGACTTCAGTCTGTCTggtggtcacgagctgtggatTGTGAGCAAAAGAACAAGATTGAGGAGAACAGTGACCCAAAAGAGCCCCGTCATCAAGGATCCGGTAAGGATGGTCTGGATGCCTCCTGGGGCTATCAGGACCTCCAAACCAGGTATATGAGGTCCTTCAGCACTTCTTAGTGGCTTTAAGCGCATCAGGACCTGTGGGATCCTCCTTCCAGCTCTTCAGTGACCCTAAGTGAGGAAGTCCGAGCCTCGTCGCAGATGGACTTGCGGGCCGCAAATAGGACCAGCGGGGCCGCGATGAACTGTTTGGACTTGGCGTTCTTCCTGGCTTTGTGTCTGACGCTGACGAAGCAAAGCGTGTTGATGACACCGTTGCTCATGGCCACGCACTCCACCACGTAGAAAACCACCAGAGCGTTTCGATCTCTGGAGATGACGGTCGGGTAGAAATCCCTGAGCAGGGAGAATGCGTAATAAGGGCTCCAGCAAACCACGTAGGCCAGCAGGACCAGTATGAGAAGCAGCACCGTCCGTCTACGCTTTCGGAGACGCTTGCGGATCTGCAGAGTCTGGAAACCGGGAACCTTCTTGAACCAAAGCTCCTTGGAGATGCGCACGTAACATGCGGCCATCACCAACACCGGAACCAAAAACTCCACAGCCAAGACCAGCAGGAAGTAGGATCGGTACAGGAGTCGCTGCTCCACGGGCCAAATCTGAGCACAGAAGGTCTTGGGGGCGCCGCTCTGCCCGTGGGGGTACTCGGTCTCCGAAGACATGGTGGCCGACGGGATGGAGATGACGGCCGGCACCCCCCACACGGCCGCCAGCACCACGTACCACGTGTGGGACGGCAAGCCCGGTCCCAAGGGGTGCACGATGGCGGCGTACCTCAACGCACAAAAGGTAAACACAATTTCTATTGGGTGTCGCTTTATGGGCGGTTCTAGTACTTTTTTTGTGCTCTACAGACCTGTCGACGGCGATGGCGAGGAGCGCGTTGGTGGACACGTGCAGGGACAGCGTCCTCAGGTAGTTGACGGCGGCGCAGGCGACCGAGCCGTGACGCCACGACAGCCGACTGACCACGTAGTAGTCCAGAAGCAGGGGGCAACAAATGGCCGCCACAAGAGTGTCCGACACGGCGAGGTTGGCCATCAGGAGGTCGGTCAGGCCGCGACGCTTCCCGTCACGGAGCAGACTGACGATGAAGGCGCAGTTTCCCGCCCCGCACACGACCATGATACAAACCAGAGACGCCGCGATGACCACGCTAGCCGCTAGGAAAGCGGGCCCGCGGGTGGTGTCCGGGACGTCCTCCGGGGACACCTCGTAGTCCACAGAGTCGTAGTCCACAAAGTTGGAGGCCAGATTCTGGCTGCTGTTGTTCATCTCAGATCCACTGTGTAAAAAAAGAGATGATGTAACGTCAAAGTTAAGAAAATCAATGGACTAGCCCTGGCgattctgaatcgcttatcctcaagagtcgcggaggggtgctggagccgatcccagggaccagccaatcgcagggcacaaggagatggacaacctttAGCATTTTAGGGGGGATTTCGAGTGTTTAATCTGACTGcacagcatgtttttgggatgtgggaggaaaccagagtacctggagaaaacccacgcaagtccagggagaatatgcaaactccacacagtgagaacccacctgggatcgaaccctcgacccacgAACTGTTAGTTGCCCTTGCTCGCGCTCCTGTTTAAATACGAGACTGGCTGTAGATGGCCAAActtcattttcacatttgtgcGGATAGAGTCGGCCGATGGCGGCTTGCTTGTTTTCGTACACTTGACACTTTTAGAGCACGCGTGTGGAATGTCGCATGCGCGCTGTGACGTCACCACAATGCTTTTATTACCACATGCGCACGGAATTTCTTCGTGAATAGTTTTTATTCTCCAAAATACacgaaaaaaagattttggttCCGTATATATATGGATGTAAGTATAAGTCATGAGTTATTTTGTGTATCTTGGTTGTGTGCTTTGTGTTGTCATAATAtacattgtcatattttttttaaataaaagccttactatacattgtaaaaaaatttttaaataaaggccccactatacatggtcgtttttttttacgaaaaaaagcctaactacaTTGTCGTTCTTTAtggaaataaagccttactatacatggttgttttttttatgaaaaaaaccttactatacattgtcatttaaaaaaaaaaggcttactatacatggtcgttttttatgtaaaaaaagccttactatacatggtcatttttggttaaaaaaaagccttatacattgtcatttaaaaaaaataaaagccttactatagatggtcgttttttaaagaaaaaagccttactatacatggtcattttttaatgaaaaaaaagccttactatacatacatggtatttttttgttaaaaaaagccttactatatatggtcttttaaaaaaaaatccttactatacatggtcgttttttatgaaaaaaagccttactatacattgtcattttttttaaaaaaagccttactataaattgtcatttaaaaaagccttactatactatgtcgtttttaaagaaaaaaaccttactatactatggagttttttaaagaaaaaagccttactatatgtcattttttaagaaaaaaaagccttactatactatgtcattttttaagaaaaaaaaagccttactatactatgtcgtttttaaagaaaaaaaccttactatactatggagttttttaaagaaaaaagccttactatgtcattttttaagaaaaaaaagccttactttactatgtcattttttaagaaaaaaaagccttactatactatgtcattttttaagaaaaaagccttactatactatgtcgttttttaagaaaaaaagccttactatacattgtcatttaaaaaataaataaaagccttactatacatggtctttttttatgaaaaaaaagccttactatacatggtcatttttttgtttaaaaaaagccttactatacattgtcattttttaaaaatgaaagccttctatacatggtcatttttttgttaaaaaagccttactatatatggtctttttttttttaaaaagccttactatacatgtttttttatgaagaaaaaaagccttactatactatgtcgttttttaaagaaaaaagccttactatactatgtcgtttttttaaagaaaaaagccttactatactatgtcgttttgtaagagAAAAGACTTACTACAGCCCCTTCTACTACACatatagtataggcttttttctttaaagacgacatagtatagtaaggcttattttctttaaaaacgacacagtatagtaaggcttttttgtctttaaaaacgacatagtatagtaaggctttttatttacaaaaaagaccatgtatagtaaggcttttttcttaaaaaatgaccatgtatagtaaggcttttttgtttaaaaaagaccatgtatagtaaggctttttttcttaaaaaacgacatagtatagtaaggctttttttcctaaaaaaacgacatagtatagtatggctttttccccctaaaaaaacgacatagtatagcgtggcttttttttcttgaaaaacgacatagtagaggaaggctttttccctaaaaaacgacatagtatagtatggcttttccccctaaaaaactacatagtatagtatggcttttttcctttaaaaaacgacatagtatagtatggctttttttcttaaaaaacgacatagtatagtaaggctttttttcttaaaaaacgacatagtatagtatggcttttcccccctaaaaaacgacatagtatagcatggctttttttcttgaaaaacgacctagtatagtaaggctttttttcttaaaaaacgacatagtatagtatggcttttcccccctaaaaaaacgacatagtatagcagggctttttttcttgaaaaacgacatagtagaggaaggctttttccctaaaaaaacgacatagtatagtatggctttcccccctaaaaaacgaaatagtatagtatggcttttttcctttaaaaaaacgacatagtatagtatggctttttttcttaaaaaacgacatagtatagtaaggctttttttttcttaaaaaacgacatagtatagtatggcttcccccccctaaaaacgacatagtatagcatggctttttttcttgaaaaacgacatagtagaggaagcctttttttcttaaaaaacgacatagtatagtaaggctttttttctttaaaaaatgacatagcaagtaaggctaagagagtcggagaataaatctgacttctgattcatcaccttctagttgttgctgtggtccactggcaaaatcattgggtcagaacataatgcgggaatcaggagtgagttcaattccactcgttgcaattctcaaattgtttattgaggtaatgaaaaggataaatacaacttccaactttactgtggtgcagtggcaaagacaatgggtcagaatttcaggtggactcaagttcaaatcagaagtgagtttgattccactctttgcaattctcaaattgtttattgaggtaatgaaaaggataaatataacttccaatcacatcatttcagatgacactgtggtccagtggcaagaacaatgggttgaaattgaagttggacacaagttcaaatctggagtgagttcaattccactctttgcaaatctcaaattgtttattgaggtgatgaaaatgataaatataacttccaatcacctcatttcagaagtcactgtggtccagtggcaagaacattgggttgaaattgaagttggacacaagttcaaatcaggagtgagttcaattccactctttgcaaattgtttattgaggtgatgaaaatgataaatataacctccaatcacctcatttcagaagtcactgtggtccagtggcaagaacaatgggttgaaattgaagttggacacaagttcaaatcaggagtgagttcaattccactctttgcaaatctcaaattgtttattgaggtgatgaaaatgataaatataacctccaatcacctcatttcagaagtcactgtggtccagtggcaagaacaatgggttgaaattgaagttggacataagttcaaatcaggagtgagttcaattccactctttgcaaatctcaaattgtttattgaggtgatgaaaatgataaatataacctccaatcacctcatttcagaagtcactgtggtccagtggcaagaacaatgggttgaaattgaagttggacacaagttcaaatcaggagtgagttcaattccactctttgcaaatctcaaattgtttattgaggtgatgaaaatgataaatataacctccaatcaactcatttcagaagtcactgtggtccagtggaaagaacaatgggttgaaattgaagttggacacaagttcaaatcaggagtgagttcaattccactctatgcaaatctcaaattgtttattgaggtgatgaaaatgataaatataacctccaaacacctcatttcagaagtcactgtggtccagtggcaagaacaatgggttgaaattgaagttggacacaagttcaaatctggagtgagttcaagtccactctttgcaaatctcaaattgtttattgaggtgatgaaaatgataaatataacttccaatcacctcatttcagaagtcactgtggtccagtggcaagaacaatgggttgaaattgaagttggacacaagttcaaatcaggagtgagttcaattccactctttgcaaatctcaaattgtttattgaggtgatgaaaatgataaatataacctccaatcacctcatttcagaagtcactgtggtccagtggcaagaacaatgggttgaaattgaagttggacacaagttcaaatcaggagtgagttcagttccactctttgcaaatctcaaattgtttattgaggtgatgaaaatgataaatataacctccaatcacctcatttcagaagtcactgtggtccagtggcaagaacaatgggttgaaattgaagttggacacaagttcaaatcaggagtgagttcaattccactctatgCAAATcttaaattgtttattgaggtgatgaaaatgataaatataacctccaaacacttcatttcagaagtcactgtggtccagtggcaagaacaatgggttgaaattgaagttggacacaagttcaaatctggagtgagttcaagtccactctttgcaaatctcaaattgtttattgaggtgatgaaaatgataaatataacttccaatcacctcatttcagaagtcactgtggtccagtggcaagaacaatgggttgaaattgaagttggacacaagttcaaatcaggagtgagttcaattccactctttgcaaatctcaaattgtttattgaggtgatgaaaatgataaatataacttccaatcaactcatttcagaagtcactgtggtccagtggcaagaacaatgggttgaaattgaagttggacacaagttcaaatcaggagtgagttcaattccactctttgcaaatctcaaattgtttattgaggtgatgaaaatgataaatataacctccaatcaactcatttcagaagtcactgtggtccagtggcaagaacaatgggttgaaattgaagttggacacaagttcaaatctggagtgagttcaagtccactctttgcaaatctcaaattgtttattgaggtgatgaaaatgataaatataacttccaatcacctcatttcagaagtcactgtggtccagtggcaagaacaatgggttgaaattgaagttggacacaagttcaaatcaggagtgagttcaattccactctttgcaaatctcaaattgtttattgaggtgatgaaaatgataaatataacctccaatcacctcatttcagaagtcactgtggtctagtggcaagaacaatgggttgaaattgaagttggacacaagttcaaatctggagtgagttcaagtccactctttgcaaatctcaaattgtttattgaggtgatgaaaatgataaatataacttccaatcacctcatttcagaagtcactgtggtccagtggcaagaacaatgggttgaaattgaagttggacacaagttcaaatcaggagtgagttcaattccactctttgcaaatctcaaattgtttattgaggtgatgaaaatgataaatataacctccaatcatctcatttcagaagtcactgtggtccagtggcaagaacaatgggttgaaattgaagttggacacaagttcaaatcaggagtgagttcaattccactctttgcaaatctcaaattgtttattgaggtgatgaaaatgataaatataacctccaatcacctcatttcagaagtcactgtggtccagtggcaagaacaatgggttgaaattgaagttggacacaagttcaaatcaggagtgagttcaattccactctatgcaaatctcaaattgtttattgaggtgatgaaaatgataaatataacctccaaacacctcatttcagaagtcactgtggtccagtggcaagaacaatgggttgaaattgaagttggacacaagttcaaatctggagtgagttcaagtccactctttgcaaatctcaaattgtttattgagatgatgaaaatgataaatataacttccaatcatctcatttcagaagtcactgtggtccagtggcaaagacaatgggttgaaattgaagttggacacaagttcaaatctggagtgagttcaagtccactctttgcaaatctcaaattgtttattgaggtaatgaaaaggataaatataacttccagtcacatcatttcagaagtcactgtggtccagtggcaaagacaatgggttgaaattgaagttggacacaagttcaaatctggagtgagttcaagtccactctttgcaaatctcaaattgtttattgaggtaatgaaaaggataaatataacttccagtcacatcatttcagaagtcactgtggtccagtggcaagaacaatgggttgaaattgaagttggacacaagttcaaatcaggagtgagttcaagtccactctttgcaaatctcaaattgtttattgaggtaatgaaaaggataaatataacttccagtcacatcatttcagaagtcactgtggtccagtggcaagaacaatgggttgaaattgaagttggacacaagttcaaatctggagtgagttcaagtccactctttgcaaatctcaaattgtttattgaggtaatgaaaaggataaatataacttccagtcacatcatttcagaagtcactgtggtccagtggcaagaacaatgggttgaaattgaagttggacacaagttcaaatcaggaatgagttcaattcctctctttgcaattctcaaattgtttatttaggtaatgaaaaggataaatataacttccaatcatgtataggcgggccgcctcgtggtgtagtgggtaagtcacctgcctgcgacgtgggtgtcgagggttcacgtcccggtgtcgccagtcaacgactgtatggtgtcggcagtcggccgaaggccgactgtcgaacaccaccagggatcccccctcccaactgtcttccggtc
The Stigmatopora argus isolate UIUO_Sarg chromosome 7, RoL_Sarg_1.0, whole genome shotgun sequence DNA segment above includes these coding regions:
- the prokr1a gene encoding prokineticin receptor 1a — encoded protein: MTFASYPYSGSEMNNSSQNLASNFVDYDSVDYEVSPEDVPDTTRGPAFLAASVVIAASLVCIMVVCGAGNCAFIVSLLRDGKRRGLTDLLMANLAVSDTLVAAICCPLLLDYYVVSRLSWRHGSVACAAVNYLRTLSLHVSTNALLAIAVDRYAAIVHPLGPGLPSHTWYVVLAAVWGVPAVISIPSATMSSETEYPHGQSGAPKTFCAQIWPVEQRLLYRSYFLLVLAVEFLVPVLVMAACYVRISKELWFKKVPGFQTLQIRKRLRKRRRTVLLLILVLLAYVVCWSPYYAFSLLRDFYPTVISRDRNALVVFYVVECVAMSNGVINTLCFVSVRHKARKNAKSKQFIAAPLVLFAARKSICDEARTSSLRVTEELEGGSHRS